The following are encoded in a window of Roseimaritima ulvae genomic DNA:
- a CDS encoding DUF1553 domain-containing protein translates to MSQKIRCVLLTVLACWSYGPVAHADQREQFFETKIRPVLVQHCYECHSADAEEIGGKLLVDSRDAMLTGGESGPVLQAGQPEQSLLIQALRYDDLQMPPDAPLPEATINDFVKWVSQGAVDPRTESTAPKTQASLDNEALWSFFPPIEPPLPTVADSHWPRDPIDHFVLARMQSAGLAPADDADPRTLIRRLHYDLIGLPPSADQVDAFVAAYEREGQTAVERLVDTLLISPQFGVRWGRHWLDVARYGESNGDDGLGRNATFPHAWRYRDYVIDAFNRDVPYNRFLTEQIAGDLLPADTAAQRNRQLTATGFLAIGSKPAVAMNSNFAMDVVDDQINAVCTTVMGLSVACARCHDHKHDPIPTRDYYALAGIFSSTETLYGAAGNEKLTAPPTPLHELTTTLPKPGPRPDRKGTPKFPADYSSVIDSLQPVFHAKLDVAPESLTTSPAPSYSADTFATVKDTTIRGEFPEPTPSYSVSFWFRNQTPNNTRPITAYLFSRAKLGDKALPGDHLGIGGKHDKARTGKLFVFNGNATKKSVVGTTVIPTGTWNHITMVRDGRQMKVFLNGQLEINQPLEPTFGDSQEFCLANRSDNFAPLNGNLGEVALFSRALGDEQAMQLHTASGQPRGLRPPPAVGYAMGVRDKPKPVDCKIHINGQGNKLGPQVPRGTLTAYHTLDPDAPDVTQNPDMPIDGKHSGRLELAAWLTDPNHPQTARVMANRVWLHLFGQGIVTTPDDFGVYGARPSHPELLDHLALRFVQQNWSIKRLIRAIVLSRTYQLSSHGDADTVAADPDNRWLARQNRRRLDAESLRDSMLQASGALDYAPGQGSAIAALDQLINWPLGQSTNLHRPSQHRSVYLCMLRHAAPKELAAFDLPDGVGIAGKRDSTTLPSQTLFLLNSEFVVQQSQHLAARLLQESTSDDAQRVQRAFVATLQRTADESEVAQALALVASTRAALRDAPEGPADDTPDQPLRQAWACLCQALMTTNEFRYVD, encoded by the coding sequence GTGAGCCAGAAAATACGCTGTGTATTGTTGACGGTGCTTGCTTGCTGGTCCTATGGTCCAGTCGCCCACGCGGACCAGCGCGAGCAATTCTTCGAGACCAAAATCCGCCCCGTGCTGGTCCAGCACTGCTACGAATGCCATTCGGCTGATGCCGAAGAGATTGGCGGAAAACTGCTGGTTGACAGCCGCGACGCGATGTTAACCGGGGGCGAATCGGGCCCGGTGCTGCAAGCCGGCCAGCCGGAGCAAAGCCTGCTGATCCAAGCCTTGCGGTACGACGACCTGCAGATGCCGCCCGACGCACCGCTCCCCGAAGCCACGATCAACGACTTCGTAAAATGGGTTTCGCAAGGCGCGGTCGATCCACGTACCGAAAGCACAGCCCCCAAGACGCAAGCCTCCCTAGATAACGAGGCTCTGTGGTCTTTCTTCCCGCCAATTGAACCACCGCTGCCGACGGTTGCCGATTCCCACTGGCCCCGTGATCCGATCGACCACTTTGTGCTCGCGCGGATGCAGTCCGCGGGCCTCGCGCCCGCCGACGACGCAGATCCCCGGACCCTCATCCGTCGCTTGCACTATGACCTGATCGGACTGCCGCCTTCGGCCGATCAGGTGGACGCCTTTGTTGCGGCTTATGAACGCGAAGGGCAAACCGCGGTCGAACGCTTGGTCGACACGCTGTTGATTAGCCCGCAGTTCGGCGTCCGCTGGGGCCGGCATTGGTTGGACGTCGCACGCTACGGTGAATCCAACGGCGACGATGGACTGGGCCGCAACGCCACCTTTCCCCACGCCTGGCGATATCGCGACTATGTAATCGATGCCTTCAATCGCGACGTGCCCTACAACCGCTTTCTGACCGAACAGATCGCCGGCGACCTGCTGCCCGCCGACACCGCCGCACAACGCAATCGCCAACTGACCGCCACCGGTTTCCTGGCCATCGGTTCCAAACCCGCCGTCGCGATGAATTCCAACTTCGCCATGGACGTCGTCGACGACCAGATCAACGCTGTGTGCACCACCGTGATGGGCCTGAGCGTGGCCTGCGCACGCTGCCACGACCACAAACACGATCCCATTCCCACCCGCGACTACTACGCTCTGGCCGGCATCTTCTCCAGCACTGAAACGCTGTACGGCGCGGCCGGCAATGAGAAACTGACGGCCCCGCCCACGCCGCTGCATGAGCTGACCACCACGCTTCCTAAACCGGGCCCTCGCCCCGATCGCAAGGGTACGCCCAAATTCCCAGCCGACTACTCCAGCGTCATCGACAGCCTGCAACCGGTCTTCCATGCAAAACTAGACGTCGCACCTGAGTCGCTGACCACGTCCCCGGCCCCCAGCTATTCAGCCGATACCTTCGCCACCGTCAAAGACACAACGATCCGGGGCGAATTTCCCGAACCCACTCCGTCGTACTCGGTTTCTTTTTGGTTCCGCAACCAGACTCCCAACAACACTCGCCCCATCACCGCCTACCTGTTCTCGCGGGCCAAATTGGGTGACAAAGCGTTACCGGGCGACCACCTGGGGATCGGGGGCAAACACGACAAGGCGCGAACGGGCAAGTTGTTTGTGTTTAACGGCAATGCCACCAAGAAGTCGGTGGTCGGCACGACCGTGATCCCGACCGGCACCTGGAACCACATCACGATGGTCCGCGATGGCCGGCAGATGAAAGTCTTTCTTAACGGACAACTGGAAATCAATCAGCCGCTCGAGCCCACCTTTGGCGATTCACAGGAGTTCTGCTTAGCCAACCGCAGCGACAACTTCGCTCCGCTGAACGGCAACCTCGGCGAAGTCGCGTTGTTTTCGCGAGCTCTCGGCGACGAACAGGCGATGCAACTACATACCGCGTCCGGCCAGCCTCGAGGTCTCCGACCGCCGCCCGCCGTCGGCTATGCCATGGGCGTCCGCGACAAGCCCAAACCGGTGGATTGCAAGATTCATATCAACGGCCAAGGCAACAAACTGGGCCCGCAGGTGCCACGTGGGACGCTGACCGCTTACCACACCCTGGACCCGGATGCACCTGACGTCACACAGAACCCGGACATGCCGATCGATGGCAAACACAGCGGTCGACTGGAGCTGGCCGCCTGGTTGACCGATCCCAACCACCCACAGACCGCCCGCGTGATGGCGAATCGCGTTTGGCTGCATCTGTTTGGGCAAGGCATCGTGACGACACCGGATGATTTTGGCGTCTACGGAGCCCGGCCCTCGCATCCCGAACTACTGGACCATCTGGCCCTTCGCTTTGTGCAACAAAACTGGTCGATCAAACGACTGATCCGCGCCATCGTGTTGTCGCGGACGTATCAACTGAGCAGTCACGGCGACGCCGATACGGTTGCCGCCGATCCCGACAATCGCTGGCTTGCCAGACAGAATCGGCGGCGACTGGATGCCGAATCGCTTCGCGACAGCATGCTGCAGGCCAGCGGTGCGTTGGACTATGCCCCCGGCCAGGGCTCCGCCATCGCAGCGCTCGACCAGCTGATCAACTGGCCGTTGGGCCAATCGACCAACCTGCATCGCCCCAGCCAACACCGCAGCGTCTACCTGTGCATGCTGCGTCACGCCGCTCCCAAAGAGTTGGCCGCGTTTGATTTGCCAGACGGAGTTGGGATTGCGGGCAAGCGGGACAGCACCACGCTGCCATCGCAAACCCTGTTTTTGCTTAACAGCGAATTCGTCGTGCAGCAATCGCAGCACCTGGCCGCTCGCTTGCTGCAAGAATCGACCAGCGACGATGCCCAACGTGTGCAACGGGCGTTTGTCGCCACACTGCAGCGCACCGCCGACGAATCCGAAGTCGCTCAGGCGCTTGCCCTGGTAGCGAGCACCCGTGCGGCGCTCCGCGACGCTCCTGAAGGCCCCGCTGACGACACTCCCGACCAACCGCTGCGGCAAGCCTGGGCCTGCCTCTGCCAAGCTTTGATGACCACCAACGAATTTCGATACGTGGATTGA
- a CDS encoding glycoside hydrolase family 130 protein, with the protein MHIKRTGIVLSPNKQRVVLRPFQPPGDDRVLRVIARVCTLSEQQVDDLLAQVLEEFHGRHQKPEAFFEHRFGELRRHLLTDAPISKHRRLLLGAYFTQEYALESAALFNPSLVWHPDQTNLSPGSRRFAMSLRAVGEGHISSIVFRSGTINSDLQITIDEPNRFVTTPRFVPDACYENDLFRLKLIELGLGTAFTYEVLAELPEEFTLEQLETRLKASLREHRSHHAELAPLVDQVIMLAKSNYQIQYTPDHELSERLVFPFSPTETNGIEDARFVHFDDDDGSSRYYATYSAYDGQMVLPQLLETKDFLRFKMHTLNGPAVSNKGMALFPRKINGHYAMLGRQDGEHLFLMYSDMLYFWHTSELIIKPTNPWEYVQMGNCGSPIETDAGWLVLTHGVGPMRKYCIGAILLDLDDPSKIIARLHEPLITPNEVEREGYVPNVVYTCGAIAYEKNLIIPYAMSDYATTFATVEIAVLLSLMS; encoded by the coding sequence GTGCATATTAAACGAACCGGGATCGTTCTCTCGCCCAACAAGCAACGTGTTGTCTTGCGACCGTTCCAGCCACCCGGTGACGACCGCGTGCTGCGGGTGATCGCCCGCGTCTGTACGCTCTCTGAACAACAAGTCGACGACCTGTTGGCTCAGGTGCTGGAAGAATTTCATGGGCGTCATCAAAAACCCGAGGCATTCTTCGAGCATCGATTCGGCGAACTTCGCCGCCACCTGCTCACCGATGCCCCGATCAGCAAACACCGTCGGCTGCTGTTAGGAGCGTACTTCACCCAAGAATACGCCTTGGAATCGGCTGCCCTGTTTAATCCGTCGCTGGTGTGGCATCCCGACCAGACGAACCTGTCGCCAGGATCGCGGCGGTTTGCCATGAGTCTGCGAGCCGTCGGCGAAGGCCACATTTCTTCAATTGTGTTTCGCAGTGGCACCATCAACAGCGATTTGCAGATCACCATTGATGAACCCAATCGATTCGTCACCACGCCACGCTTCGTCCCGGATGCGTGTTACGAGAACGATCTGTTCCGACTCAAACTGATTGAGCTGGGGTTGGGGACTGCGTTCACCTATGAAGTTTTGGCCGAGTTGCCCGAAGAGTTTACGCTCGAGCAGCTTGAGACGCGACTCAAGGCTTCCTTACGAGAACACCGCTCCCATCACGCAGAACTGGCGCCGTTGGTGGACCAAGTCATCATGCTGGCAAAATCGAATTATCAAATTCAATACACGCCGGATCACGAGCTGTCCGAACGCTTGGTGTTTCCGTTCAGCCCAACCGAAACCAACGGCATCGAAGACGCTCGATTTGTCCACTTTGACGATGATGACGGGAGCAGTCGGTACTATGCGACCTATAGCGCTTACGACGGACAGATGGTGTTGCCGCAATTACTGGAAACCAAAGATTTCTTGCGATTCAAAATGCACACGCTGAACGGCCCGGCGGTTTCCAACAAGGGGATGGCATTGTTTCCAAGGAAGATCAACGGCCATTACGCGATGCTGGGGCGGCAAGATGGCGAGCATTTGTTTTTGATGTATTCGGACATGCTGTATTTTTGGCACACCAGCGAACTGATTATCAAACCCACCAACCCGTGGGAATACGTGCAAATGGGGAATTGTGGGTCGCCCATCGAAACCGATGCCGGTTGGCTGGTGTTGACCCACGGCGTTGGCCCGATGCGCAAATACTGTATCGGCGCCATACTATTGGACTTGGACGATCCCTCTAAAATTATCGCCCGACTACACGAGCCCCTGATCACTCCCAACGAAGTGGAACGCGAAGGTTACGTGCCCAATGTAGTCTACACATGCGGTGCAATAGCCTACGAAAAGAACTTGATCATTCCGTATGCCATGTCCGACTACGCGACGACATTTGCCACTGTCGAAATTGCGGTACTGCTTTCATTGATGTCGTGA
- a CDS encoding IS4 family transposase, giving the protein MTIEPATIEHEFDTIDFGHKSRNDRSKELLQALFANPQASINAACDKWCAAKGAYRFLDNPKADSQEILAAHRRATIKRIKSQKVVCVAQDTTELDFNGHAPDDVKCLNMADRRGLYDHSSVAFTPEKLCLGVLDVEFFDRSEDSLGKGSQRKSDPIEEKESFRWLQGYRRCCELASQCPETQVVSLADREGDIYDIFVEAEQHDNPADFVIRSKQVRCLPEKDDEAGGDSYKKIRSEVAKTDLVTTRQVELPATAQRAARMATLEIRAIRTKIKPPHARRSAIPEVTLSVVLVQEVDGPQDGTDLNWLLLSSLPIDDYRDVLRIVDYYVARWPVEMFFRVLKSGCRVEDIQLKTKARLIRALMFYKVVAWRIMFITFLGRECPELPCDVVFSDAEWKSVWKVAKESEPPKSAPELSQFIPVLAQLGGYNGRKHDGPPGMETIWRGTRRMMDFALAWQAFGPPKSSVH; this is encoded by the coding sequence ATGACCATTGAACCAGCCACGATTGAGCACGAATTTGACACCATCGACTTCGGCCATAAAAGCCGTAACGATCGATCGAAAGAACTTCTCCAGGCCCTCTTCGCCAATCCTCAAGCGAGCATTAATGCGGCTTGCGATAAATGGTGTGCTGCGAAAGGGGCTTACCGGTTCTTGGATAACCCCAAGGCCGATAGCCAGGAAATTCTTGCTGCGCACCGTCGGGCGACGATCAAGCGGATCAAGTCCCAGAAGGTGGTTTGCGTGGCCCAAGACACGACGGAGTTAGACTTCAACGGTCACGCCCCCGACGATGTGAAGTGCCTAAACATGGCAGACCGACGGGGATTGTATGACCATAGCTCTGTAGCCTTTACGCCCGAGAAGCTTTGTCTGGGCGTGCTGGATGTGGAGTTCTTTGATCGTAGTGAAGACAGCCTAGGAAAGGGCAGTCAACGGAAGAGTGATCCGATCGAAGAGAAGGAAAGTTTTCGATGGCTTCAAGGCTATCGCCGATGCTGTGAATTGGCCTCACAGTGCCCGGAGACTCAAGTTGTTTCTTTAGCGGATCGCGAAGGTGACATCTACGACATCTTTGTTGAAGCTGAACAGCACGATAATCCGGCCGACTTCGTGATTCGCAGCAAGCAAGTCCGGTGTTTGCCTGAAAAAGACGACGAAGCCGGTGGCGACAGCTACAAGAAGATCCGATCCGAAGTTGCAAAAACAGATCTCGTTACAACGCGGCAAGTCGAGTTGCCAGCCACTGCCCAACGTGCCGCCCGAATGGCCACTCTAGAAATCCGTGCCATTCGCACAAAGATAAAACCGCCCCATGCACGACGCTCGGCTATTCCGGAAGTGACGCTCAGCGTAGTGCTCGTTCAAGAGGTCGACGGGCCGCAGGATGGAACCGACCTGAACTGGCTGCTATTGAGCTCCCTTCCGATTGACGATTACCGAGATGTATTGCGGATTGTTGACTACTACGTCGCACGGTGGCCTGTCGAAATGTTCTTCCGAGTACTCAAATCGGGATGCCGCGTTGAGGACATCCAGCTGAAAACCAAAGCCAGGCTGATTCGCGCGTTGATGTTTTACAAAGTTGTTGCATGGCGGATCATGTTTATCACATTCCTCGGACGCGAGTGTCCTGAGTTGCCATGCGATGTTGTATTCAGCGACGCTGAATGGAAGTCGGTTTGGAAAGTCGCTAAGGAATCGGAGCCGCCGAAATCAGCTCCCGAACTCTCGCAATTCATCCCCGTGCTTGCTCAGCTAGGTGGCTACAATGGACGCAAACACGACGGCCCACCAGGAATGGAAACGATCTGGCGTGGAACTCGCCGAATGATGGACTTCGCCTTAGCCTGGCAAGCCTTCGGGCCTCCAAAATCATCCGTTCACTAA
- a CDS encoding endonuclease/exonuclease/phosphatase family protein produces the protein MKPTMTFYRIAAAICVLLAVATTAAADEPSNTLRVLCYNIHYGQGTDGNYDIERLAGVINAAKPDLVALQEVDVGVKRSGRVHEAQRLAELTGMAVRFGPTQHYEGGLFGNAVLTRLPILDVAIHPLPYTEATTERVTYPRGAIAVTVRGPNGQALRFVSTHFQHNVPEDRLAEAKAINELFAGDDVPTILAGDMNAVVDAAPVQELLKHWTNATDDPPAASVPAGNPTSRIDYIFYRPAAAFRLLDAKVVAEAVASDHRPVFAELEWRGQ, from the coding sequence ATGAAACCCACCATGACCTTCTACCGTATCGCAGCCGCAATCTGTGTGCTGCTTGCCGTGGCGACAACCGCGGCAGCCGACGAACCATCCAATACGCTGCGCGTGCTGTGCTACAACATCCACTATGGACAAGGCACCGACGGCAACTACGACATCGAACGACTTGCCGGCGTGATCAATGCCGCGAAACCGGACTTGGTGGCATTGCAGGAAGTGGATGTCGGCGTCAAACGCTCGGGCCGCGTCCACGAAGCTCAGCGACTTGCCGAGTTAACCGGCATGGCCGTACGCTTTGGACCCACGCAGCACTACGAAGGCGGACTGTTTGGCAATGCGGTATTGACGCGACTGCCGATCCTGGATGTCGCCATTCATCCGCTGCCCTATACCGAGGCGACCACCGAACGCGTCACTTATCCACGCGGTGCGATTGCAGTGACAGTCCGCGGCCCTAATGGCCAAGCACTGCGATTCGTCAGTACTCATTTCCAACACAATGTTCCCGAAGATCGACTGGCCGAAGCCAAGGCCATCAATGAGCTGTTCGCAGGCGACGACGTGCCCACGATTCTCGCTGGCGACATGAATGCGGTGGTCGATGCCGCCCCTGTGCAGGAATTGCTGAAACACTGGACCAACGCGACCGACGATCCTCCGGCGGCCAGCGTACCTGCGGGCAATCCAACCAGCCGCATCGACTACATCTTCTACCGCCCGGCCGCCGCGTTTCGCCTGCTCGATGCTAAAGTTGTCGCCGAAGCCGTGGCCTCGGACCACCGTCCCGTCTTCGCCGAGTTAGAATGGCGGGGCCAATAA
- a CDS encoding DUF1501 domain-containing protein, whose protein sequence is MISRRSMLQTASCGFGYLALQSLCQSRALAATQPTIPARAKRVIFMCMSGGPAQMDTFDYKPQVGKKKKHPGSVFDFKQHGQSGQWISELLPETARHADRLCVINGMHADTGNHAQSFLQLHTGERLRKRPSMGSWISYGLGSENENLPGFISLNATKPSVYSSAFLPTEFAGTPIGTNGEDMSRATIRDISGTHLPPHVKRDQLDFVQAMNRGHLADRPGDGQLEGVIESMELAFRMQSAAPELLDLSNETEHTLQRYRVGKKLSVGTCRPTDFGRQCLLARRFAEAGVRFIEVNHGGWDQHKNHRRDLKANCETIDAPIAALLDDLATRGLLEDTLLVWGGEFGRPGLVPEDGKDQSGHNANGFTFWLAGGGVKAGYTHGKTTETGSRAVEGKVHFRDLHATILHLLGLSHERLTYDYGGRSHRLTGPEEAKVVHELFA, encoded by the coding sequence ATGATTTCACGACGAAGCATGTTGCAAACCGCTTCCTGCGGATTTGGCTATCTGGCGTTACAGTCGCTGTGCCAGTCACGTGCGCTAGCGGCCACCCAGCCGACGATTCCAGCTCGCGCCAAACGCGTGATCTTTATGTGCATGAGCGGTGGCCCGGCACAGATGGACACCTTCGACTACAAACCCCAAGTGGGCAAGAAAAAGAAGCATCCCGGATCGGTGTTCGACTTTAAGCAACACGGCCAAAGCGGCCAATGGATTTCCGAACTGTTACCGGAAACGGCCAGGCATGCCGACCGGCTGTGTGTAATTAACGGCATGCACGCCGACACCGGAAACCACGCCCAGTCGTTCCTGCAACTGCACACCGGCGAGCGATTGAGAAAACGCCCCAGCATGGGTTCCTGGATCTCTTACGGTCTGGGTTCGGAAAACGAAAACCTGCCGGGCTTCATCAGCCTGAATGCCACCAAACCATCGGTCTACTCCAGCGCGTTCTTGCCTACCGAATTCGCCGGCACTCCGATCGGCACCAATGGCGAAGACATGTCGCGGGCCACGATTCGTGACATCTCCGGCACGCACCTGCCACCGCACGTCAAACGCGACCAGCTGGATTTTGTACAAGCCATGAATCGTGGGCACTTAGCCGATCGCCCCGGTGACGGCCAACTGGAAGGCGTGATCGAATCGATGGAGTTGGCGTTTCGGATGCAATCCGCTGCACCGGAGCTGTTGGATTTGAGCAACGAAACCGAACACACGCTGCAGCGATATCGGGTGGGCAAGAAACTGTCGGTGGGCACCTGCCGGCCCACTGATTTCGGTCGTCAGTGTTTGCTGGCCAGACGATTCGCCGAAGCCGGCGTGCGATTCATCGAAGTCAATCACGGTGGCTGGGACCAGCACAAGAACCACCGCCGCGACTTAAAAGCCAACTGTGAAACCATCGACGCTCCGATCGCCGCTCTGCTGGACGACCTAGCCACACGTGGCTTACTGGAAGACACGCTATTGGTCTGGGGTGGTGAATTCGGCCGCCCCGGTCTGGTCCCCGAGGATGGAAAAGACCAATCCGGCCATAACGCCAACGGGTTCACTTTCTGGCTAGCCGGCGGCGGGGTAAAGGCCGGATATACACACGGCAAAACCACCGAAACCGGCTCGCGGGCCGTCGAAGGCAAAGTGCATTTCCGAGACCTACATGCAACGATCCTGCACCTGCTGGGACTGTCGCACGAACGGTTGACCTACGACTACGGCGGCCGCAGCCATCGCCTGACCGGCCCCGAAGAAGCCAAAGTCGTTCACGAATTGTTCGCGTAG
- a CDS encoding DUF1549 domain-containing protein, translating to MLWGRSNPSLVFGQAPPSLFVRTSEEVERFVADPSEDALATLIDRLLASPQYGEKWGRHWLDVVRYADTAGENTDRPLPHAWRYRNWVIDAFNRDLAFDDFVRLQLAGDLVRHDQPTAAYREGVIATGYLAIARRFGHDIDNDIHLMYEDVIDNVGKNFLGLSVGCARCHDHKYDPVAVCRRWIHDLSRHHAATAGRCGRNIGAATASLSGQSQTGDLSVYDRRRVPRRYV from the coding sequence ATGCTATGGGGGCGGTCGAACCCGTCCCTGGTATTCGGCCAGGCCCCGCCAAGCCTGTTTGTTAGGACGTCCGAGGAAGTCGAAAGGTTTGTTGCCGATCCCTCGGAGGACGCGTTGGCAACGTTGATCGATCGCTTGTTGGCTTCGCCTCAGTACGGTGAAAAATGGGGGCGGCATTGGCTGGACGTGGTGCGTTATGCGGACACCGCGGGTGAAAACACCGATCGTCCCCTGCCCCATGCCTGGCGTTATCGCAACTGGGTGATCGACGCATTCAACCGCGATCTGGCATTTGATGATTTTGTGCGGCTGCAATTGGCCGGCGACCTTGTACGTCATGATCAGCCCACGGCAGCCTACCGCGAAGGCGTGATCGCCACCGGATACCTGGCCATCGCACGACGCTTTGGGCACGACATCGATAACGACATTCACCTGATGTACGAAGACGTGATCGATAACGTTGGCAAGAATTTTTTGGGGCTGAGCGTTGGGTGTGCGCGCTGCCACGACCACAAATACGATCCGGTAGCGGTCTGCCGTCGGTGGATCCATGATCTTTCCCGGCATCATGCAGCAACTGCTGGCCGATGCGGGCGAAACATCGGGGCTGCAACAGCCTCACTTTCCGGCCAAAGCCAAACGGGTGATCTTTCTGTTTATGACCGGAGGCGTGTCCCACGTCGATACGTTTGA
- a CDS encoding SGNH/GDSL hydrolase family protein: MIFAVSYSFAQDVAIEKLDPEMQVSKKTVEGLDWYDVTQWGVEGRILPDQDRQQWFDRLPASAQQSVTKAVWSLSRDSAGMMVRFKTDATAIHVHYKLKKGNLAMAHMPATGVSGVDLYARDEDGRWRWVQVTRPSSQEIKTQIISGLAAGEREYAAYLPLYNGVQFMSIGVKPGSHFEALAPRPKPIVFYGTSITHGACASRPGMVHTAILGRRFDMPVVNLGFSGNGRMDKAVGDYLTQIDAAVYVIDCLPNMGPADVTKKCIPLVKQLRAARPNTPIVLVEDRRNTNDWILPSRQQHHTKNHAALQAAYNSLVDEGVSNLHYIPGDYLYGDDSEGATDGSHASDLGFMRQAELFEPVLRKAMGK, encoded by the coding sequence ATGATCTTCGCCGTTTCTTATTCGTTCGCCCAAGACGTGGCGATCGAAAAGCTCGACCCCGAAATGCAGGTCAGCAAAAAAACCGTCGAAGGACTCGACTGGTACGACGTTACGCAGTGGGGTGTTGAAGGACGCATCTTGCCCGACCAAGACCGACAACAATGGTTCGACCGCCTGCCAGCCTCCGCGCAACAATCGGTCACCAAAGCGGTCTGGAGCCTCAGCCGTGACAGCGCGGGCATGATGGTGCGATTCAAAACCGATGCCACCGCGATCCACGTGCATTACAAACTGAAAAAGGGCAACTTGGCGATGGCCCACATGCCGGCCACCGGTGTCAGCGGCGTCGACTTGTATGCCCGCGACGAAGATGGCCGTTGGCGTTGGGTGCAGGTCACACGGCCGTCCTCCCAAGAAATCAAAACGCAAATCATCAGCGGCCTGGCCGCCGGCGAGCGAGAATACGCAGCTTATTTGCCGCTGTACAACGGCGTGCAGTTTATGAGCATCGGCGTCAAACCCGGCAGCCACTTCGAAGCCCTCGCCCCGCGACCGAAACCGATTGTGTTCTATGGCACCAGCATCACGCACGGCGCCTGTGCCAGCCGACCGGGCATGGTCCATACCGCGATCCTCGGCCGCCGCTTCGACATGCCGGTGGTCAACCTGGGCTTTTCCGGCAACGGTCGCATGGACAAAGCGGTCGGCGACTACCTAACCCAGATCGATGCTGCCGTGTATGTGATCGATTGCTTGCCCAACATGGGACCGGCCGACGTAACGAAGAAATGTATTCCACTAGTAAAGCAGTTGCGTGCCGCGCGGCCGAACACCCCGATCGTGCTGGTCGAAGACCGTCGCAACACCAACGATTGGATCCTGCCCAGTCGGCAGCAGCACCACACCAAGAATCACGCCGCACTACAAGCCGCCTACAATAGCCTGGTCGACGAGGGCGTGAGCAACCTGCACTACATCCCCGGCGACTACCTGTACGGTGATGACAGCGAAGGCGCCACCGACGGCTCGCACGCCAGCGACCTGGGCTTCATGCGACAAGCCGAATTGTTTGAGCCGGTGCTGCGAAAGGCAATGGGCAAGTAG